A genomic region of Deinococcus humi contains the following coding sequences:
- a CDS encoding PASTA domain-containing protein, protein MPGAFTITTATNTVTLSPDRQGEATFVVTNVSGRPLQGRALLTWQPPVTDRAAWGTVQGDAERVFPIAGTQQYTVKFTLPPTAPEGQHILRLDMQDVTSPDDVVQGQSVTLQVTPPPPRKPFPWWVVIVAAVVLLSGIGAYVLLGNRQATVPIVAGQSLVEAQNLIAAAGLKVVDTPKQENSDTVAQGLVIRPEPDQGTKVARGTAVTLVASSGPASFPMPNVVGSAASAAVIALQQAGITKFTLGRSYSNVVPAEQVISTTPAAGQPVTKVSQVDVAVSLGPCRRGPLVCQRFISPVFISPNLRFRDDMLRVPDQP, encoded by the coding sequence ATGCCCGGAGCGTTCACCATCACCACCGCGACCAACACCGTGACCCTGAGCCCCGATCGCCAGGGCGAGGCGACCTTCGTGGTCACCAACGTCAGCGGCCGTCCCCTCCAGGGGCGCGCGTTGCTGACGTGGCAGCCCCCGGTCACTGACCGTGCCGCCTGGGGAACCGTACAGGGGGACGCCGAACGGGTCTTCCCGATCGCGGGCACTCAGCAGTACACAGTGAAGTTCACCCTCCCGCCCACGGCCCCGGAAGGCCAGCACATCCTGCGCCTGGACATGCAGGACGTGACGTCCCCCGACGACGTGGTGCAGGGCCAGAGCGTGACCCTCCAGGTAACCCCGCCCCCGCCCAGAAAGCCCTTCCCGTGGTGGGTGGTGATCGTGGCCGCCGTGGTGCTGCTGAGCGGCATCGGCGCGTATGTCCTGCTCGGGAACCGGCAGGCGACGGTGCCAATCGTGGCGGGCCAGAGCCTCGTGGAGGCCCAGAATCTCATCGCGGCGGCCGGCCTGAAGGTCGTAGACACGCCCAAGCAGGAGAACAGCGATACCGTCGCGCAGGGCCTGGTCATCCGCCCGGAGCCGGATCAGGGCACCAAAGTGGCGCGGGGCACGGCCGTGACCCTGGTCGCGTCCAGCGGCCCGGCCAGCTTCCCCATGCCGAACGTCGTGGGCAGCGCGGCGTCGGCAGCCGTCATCGCCCTGCAACAGGCCGGGATCACGAAGTTCACGCTTGGCCGCAGTTATTCGAATGTGGTGCCCGCCGAACAGGTGATCAGTACCACCCCGGCAGCCGGTCAGCCCGTCACGAAGGTCAGCCAGGTCGATGTCGCCGTGTCGCTCGGCCCGTGCAGACGTGGCCCCCTGGTCTGTCAACGCTTCATATCCCCCGTATTCATCAGTCCGAACCTTCGGTTCCGCGACGACATGCTGCGGGTTCCGGACCAGCCGTGA
- a CDS encoding phage tail protein, producing the protein MKRPDLERLLPEVMQRAAQPGQPLAAALDVMEGLITPVEDTLSGVDAVLSPYRAPDAFLPWLAGWLDLDGLLRPGPLEKQYAPGLTQLRLLIARTMPLNFMRGTARGLIGVLEAATGVSGFHVQENVTASGGPRAFHLLVLAPPESAVYAELVQQLVELEKPVALTHEVVWPAPTPGGTS; encoded by the coding sequence ATGAAGCGACCGGACCTTGAACGCCTGCTGCCCGAAGTGATGCAGCGCGCCGCCCAGCCGGGGCAGCCGTTGGCCGCCGCCCTGGACGTCATGGAAGGGCTGATCACGCCAGTCGAGGACACGCTCTCGGGGGTAGACGCGGTGCTGAGCCCCTACCGCGCGCCCGATGCCTTCCTGCCGTGGCTAGCGGGCTGGCTCGACCTGGACGGCCTGCTGCGCCCGGGGCCGCTGGAGAAGCAGTATGCGCCGGGCCTGACCCAGCTGCGGCTGCTCATCGCGCGCACCATGCCGCTGAACTTCATGCGCGGCACCGCGCGCGGTCTGATCGGCGTGCTGGAGGCCGCGACTGGCGTGAGCGGCTTCCACGTGCAGGAGAACGTCACAGCCAGCGGCGGGCCGCGCGCCTTCCACCTGCTGGTGCTGGCCCCGCCGGAATCCGCCGTCTACGCCGAGCTGGTGCAGCAACTGGTCGAGCTGGAAAAACCCGTGGCCCTCACGCACGAGGTCGTGTGGCCAGCCCCCACGCCCGGAGGAACATCATGA